In Tubulanus polymorphus chromosome 8, tnTubPoly1.2, whole genome shotgun sequence, one genomic interval encodes:
- the LOC141910346 gene encoding uncharacterized protein LOC141910346 gives MVNVSGYMDCPPVRLKYVFVHNLYVYGIGAICVFGIVGNVLSLFAFGLERQAVVSIRILKVLACCDMSFLAVCLVYFFVRHVRYRIRFGNLVFRYKDNDIDAKLAYSTVVLYFITQQIRNWITAYISVNRFLNIRFPLWSRRVLTWKCCKINVVSTCLISIVCHVPRYWLSGLEYKSVHRCSFDLVAPYIVKPKPASYARFDMIVYFGFLVGFPMVVLYATNLGLLNSIHIARSRRSVVLAAVSSPKSSRSDRQADKMVMAILLIFTICETPACVDRVASAAGFAFKSDDFKQYARKAGLFLVVLDSALNFVVYLSINLKFRQNLKRLFR, from the coding sequence ATGGTGAACGTATCTGGGTATATGGACTGTCCACCCGTGAGATTGAAATACGTGTTCGTTCATAACTTGTACGTATACGGAATTGGGGCCATTTGCGTTTTCGGCATAGTTGGTAACGTGCTCAGTTTATTCGCGTTCGGCCTCGAACGACAAGCGGTGGTATCGATTAGAATCTTGAAGGTTTTGGCGTGTTGCGACATGTCGTTTCTGGCTGTTTGTCTTGTGTACTTTTTCGTCAGACACGTCCGGTACAGGATACGATTCGGGAATCTGGTTTTCAGGTACAAAGACAACGATATCGACGCCAAACTGGCCTACTCTACTGTCGTTCTGTATTTCATCACGCAACAAATCAGAAACTGGATAACCGCCTATATTTCCGTGAATCGCTTCCTGAATATAAGATTCCCTCTCTGGTCCAGGCGAGTGCTGACGTGGAAATGTTGCAAAATCAACGTCGTTTCCACGTGTTTAATTTCCATCGTTTGTCACGTTCCACGATACTGGCTGTCCGGTCTTGAATATAAAAGCGTTCACCGCTGCTCCTTCGATTTAGTGGCGCCGTATATTGTAAAACCTAAACCAGCATCTTACGCTCGCTTTGATATGATCGTCTATTTCGGATTCTTGGTCGGTTTTCCGATGGTCGTTCTTTACGCTACGAACCTAGGCCTGCTCAATTCTATCCATATCGCTCGTTCGCGGCGTTCGGTAGTTTTGGCGGCCGTGTCCTCGCCGAAGTCCAGCCGTAGCGACCGACAAGCCGATAAAATGGTGATGGCAATACTACTGATTTTTACAATATGCGAAACGCCAGCTTGCGTGGATCGAGTCGCGAGTGCGGCGGGTTTCGCGTTCAAATCAGACGATTTCAAACAGTACGCCAGAAAGGCCGGTCTGTTTCTGGTGGTTCTCGATTCGGCGTTGAATTTCGTCGTCTACCTTtctataaatttaaaattcagaCAGAATCTCAAAAGACTGTTTCGATGA